GTCTTGGAGAGGGAGAAGAAGGGATAGGCCATGAGATCCTGCGCGTCTCGTGGCGCGAAGTCGCCGGGGAGCGCCCGGAACAGGTCGAGCTGTCCGCGCTCTGAAAGGGATCGACGCCGCGCCACCATGAACGGAACCGCCCGCGATCAGCGTGCGTAGCGACCGGGTTGCGGAACGGCGAGTGGCACCTGGCGCTTCGCCGGCAACACCTGCCCACGCGGATCGGAGGTCGAGGTGACGGCACCGCGGGCCGCCCAGGCTTCGAGATCGTCGACCGCGTAGACGACGCGGCCCCCGAGCTTGCGGTAGCTGGGGCCGGTCCCGTAAGTCCGGTGCTTTTCGAGCGTCCGGGCGGACAGGCTGAGGAATTCGGCAGCTTCCTTGGTGCGCAGGAAGCGCGGCGGCAGAACGGCGAGATCGGGTCGCATGGGTCGGCCTTTCGTGGTCTTCGTTAGGGGCGCCGGAGATCGGCGGCGGACGAAGGCCACGATGGCGAAGCGAAACCGGTGAGTTGCAGGGCGAATTTGAGGGATATCGAAATCGCCCACCGGGCGAGCCGATGCGTTCGGCTAGGATGACCGACGATGACGAAGCAATCGACGATAGCCGCCCGCGATCATGGCGCGGGCATCCCGCAACAACGATTTGACTGCATGGCGGGCCGACGACGCCTGCCATTCATCGCGGTCGAGGCTACCGATATTGAAGATGACTTGCGCGATCTCCTGCTGGGTCGCGCCCGCACGTCGGCCATCGAAAGCCTGCAGCATTCGCCGAGCGCGGGACCGCTGCTGTCGCGTGAGGCGGGTGTCCGGGGGCACCGCCCTGTCGTGAAGGGCCGCGAGGAAACGATAGATTGCCTCCAGCCGGCCGAAACCCTCCGGCCCGAGCGGCACCAGGGCGGCGGCGGAATCCGGGTTGAATCCGCCACCCAGGCACAAAAGTTGAAGCTGCTCCCCATTGCCGAGATCGTAGTGAAAATTGCCATCGCCGTGATCGTGGACGGCCGGGGCGTCGTCTATCACCGGCAAGGGCCTGGCGTCAGGTGCAAGCGGCGGTGGAGCTCTATCGAGGACGACAACGCTGGTATCGTCCTGCGGCAACCAGAGCACGCGGGCGTCAGGAGGAGCGTTTTGAGGATCGACGGGGATAAAACAACCCCCAGTGCCGACGGATCTTGTCCGTCAGCGTTTGGACATCGGCATCGGCTTCGCTCGATGCCTGGAAATCACGGTCATAGGCGTTGTTACGGCGCAGCCATTCCCAAGCCAGGTCGGAAGCGGTCAGGCTTTCTACGTAGCCGTAATCGGCCGAGGATCGCCACCCTGATGCGTCTGGTGTCATCGCGGTCTACCTGCTGTTCTGGAGAACTGTGACAGCGGCAGACTTCCCGCCCAGGTTGTTTTATGGAAGGTGTCGTGTCGACAGTGGGTGATGCCGTGGACGCATCACCGTGATCACCGCCGCTGGCTTTCGCGAACCAGATCGCGATAGCCCTGCTCGCTCATCCATCGAGCCCGGGCGAGATGGGTGTCATGAATATGCCGGCAGCGCTCCGGCTCCTGATCGGCGTCGAGACCGAAGAGGATCCGGACAGCCTCCCGCCAATCCGCGCCATCGCGCGCGGCATCGAGAAGCCTCAGGTACAGCACCATATGCTCGCGGTCGTAGGGAGTGAGCGTCTCGCCCGATGGCGGCTCGTCAAGGAATGCTGGTGTCGATGGTGCCATTTCAGTCCAGAATTCTCGCGCTCGGCATTCGCCAAGCGGCGCACCGACCATACCAGATGAAGATGAGGGTCAGCGAGCCCGCGCGTTGCTTGGGCTGATGGTCGCCCTTATCAGGGAACACAATAGCCCGACCACCATCATATTGGGACCAAGCCGCCTACAGCAGGGTCCTGCCCCCTCTGATCGTTCATTTACATACTATAGTTGATAAACTCAAAGTATGTAAATCGCGATCTTCCTGCGCATGGATATGCGCAAATTGGTCGGCCGGAACTTCGCCCGCCTGCGTCGGGAGAAGGGCCTGACCCAGGAAGAGGTCGAAGCGCGGTCCGGCTTCAGTCAACAATATCTCAGCAGCCTCGAACGCGGCCGGAGAAATCCGACCGTGATCACGCTTTATGAATTGGCCCAAGCCCTCGGCGTCAGCCACGTCCAATTGGTCGAGCCTGACGATCAGGTCTGACAGGCACTTCCGCGTAGGTGCCCCCATTTCCTCCTGATCAACCCCCGGTGAAGCTCCAACGGCGCGGTTCATGGTGGCAGCGATCGGCCACGAACATAAGGAAAACCCCGGCGGCTTGCGCCGCCGGGCCTTCCGCATCCCCTCAGAACGGGATGTCATCGTCGTCGACGACCTTGCCGTCGTCGTTTTCTGTCTGCTTCGCCCGGCTCAGGAAGTCGACCGTCTCGGCGATGATCTCGCAGCCGTAGCGGTCGTTGCCCTGCTGGTCGGTCCATTTCGTGTAGTGGATGCGGCCGCGAACCAGTACCTTCATGCCCTTCTCGCAATATTGCTGGATCGTCTTGCCGAGGCCGTTGAAGGCGGTGACGCGGTGCCATTCGGTGTCCTGGACCCGGTAGCCGTTCTCGTCCCGGAGAACCCTGCCTTCCGAGTAGCGGGGGCGCGAGGTGGCCAGCGTGAAGTGGGTGATGCTGGTGCCGCCCTGGGTGGTGCGGGTTTCAGGGGCCTGACCGATATTGCCGGCGAGAATGACGATGTTCTGCATTTTCAAGTCTCCGTTGCTTTTCGGAGGGACCATCCCTCCGACGAGACCCGAAAAAGGACGTCTGGAGGCTCCCGCACTGAAGCCAACGGCGGCAGCTTGACCCCCAAGGCCCGGAGTGGTGCGGGCAGGCGCGTTTGCGCGCCAACACGGTCCGGAGCCGCGGGGGTTGCTGGAGAAAACGGAACGGACTTAGGGGATCAGTCAGTCGGAGGGATTGGTGCCTTTGAAAGCACGTAACGGGGACGCGCAGCAGAACACTTCGTCCTTGCCGACAACATCGTTCCGGCAGGCTCCCAAAACCCGCACCGCCCCGAGCGCGTGCCTGCAAGGATCCCCTTCAGCCGCCACCTGTGCCGCCGTCCGGACAGGCAGGCCGGGAAAAGAAGAGTACGGCTATCGGGCTCTAGGCGAATGGTATCGCTATCGCTTCGATGGCTGAAGGCGCGGTTCAGCAGCATTGCAAGAGAGGCAGATGAAGAGGCTCGCGGCGTGGTTCCATTTCATGAAGTGGCCCGCACAGGGCGTCGAGCGCGCGCGGCCTGCGTGATTCATGCCTGATGACGATTTCCCAAGCCGGATGAGGCGGGCCGGACACGCCGGCAAGCACAGCGATGCCATGACTGCTTCGTCTGTGTGGGCGCCGGAGGGCCGGCGGCGCAAGCCGCCGTTGTCAGATCACAAATGAAGTGGCGGGCGCAGAAGAAAACTGGAATGAGACTAGCGGAGCGCAAATCATCAAGGCCGCAATCGCTGTGACTCTTGACAATGCATCGGAGGTGATTCACGGTTTGTTCACAGCTTGTCCCCACTATGAAGGGGAGGTGGGACGTTGAAGCGCAAGTCACCCAATCTGGGCGTGAGCCTTCCGAAATGCCGCTGCTGCGGCAACTACTGGCGGCCGCCCCAAGGCGTGAACGCCAGTGCTGCCTACTGTAAGCGGTGCGCAAAGGAGCGCCGCGCGGTAGCCACAGCCAGCCTGGGTCTTAAGCGGATTACCTCTGCGGACCTCAGCGGCCATTTCCTGCTGCCCCGGCGCTTCCGACTGAGCTAGGCTTCGAAGAATGCGCGCAACTCAGCCATAGCCTGGGTTTGTCCGACAATGCCGTCCGATGCGCCGAGAGAACGCGAGCGTCCAGCTCCCAATGGCTCACTCCATGCGCGCCAGC
The Mesorhizobium australicum genome window above contains:
- a CDS encoding helix-turn-helix transcriptional regulator, with the translated sequence MRPDLAVLPPRFLRTKEAAEFLSLSARTLEKHRTYGTGPSYRKLGGRVVYAVDDLEAWAARGAVTSTSDPRGQVLPAKRQVPLAVPQPGRYAR
- a CDS encoding DUF2285 domain-containing protein; protein product: MIDDAPAVHDHGDGNFHYDLGNGEQLQLLCLGGGFNPDSAAALVPLGPEGFGRLEAIYRFLAALHDRAVPPDTRLTRQQRSRARRMLQAFDGRRAGATQQEIAQVIFNIGSLDRDEWQASSARHAVKSLLRDARAMIAGGYRRLLRHRRSS
- a CDS encoding transcriptional regulator domain-containing protein — protein: MTPDASGWRSSADYGYVESLTASDLAWEWLRRNNAYDRDFQASSEADADVQTLTDKIRRHWGLFYPRRSSKRSS
- a CDS encoding DNA -binding domain-containing protein, with protein sequence MAPSTPAFLDEPPSGETLTPYDREHMVLYLRLLDAARDGADWREAVRILFGLDADQEPERCRHIHDTHLARARWMSEQGYRDLVRESQRR
- a CDS encoding helix-turn-helix domain-containing protein, with amino-acid sequence MDMRKLVGRNFARLRREKGLTQEEVEARSGFSQQYLSSLERGRRNPTVITLYELAQALGVSHVQLVEPDDQV
- a CDS encoding single-stranded DNA-binding protein; this translates as MQNIVILAGNIGQAPETRTTQGGTSITHFTLATSRPRYSEGRVLRDENGYRVQDTEWHRVTAFNGLGKTIQQYCEKGMKVLVRGRIHYTKWTDQQGNDRYGCEIIAETVDFLSRAKQTENDDGKVVDDDDIPF